Proteins from a single region of Urocitellus parryii isolate mUroPar1 chromosome 4, mUroPar1.hap1, whole genome shotgun sequence:
- the LOC144254521 gene encoding olfactory receptor 2D3-like, with product MGRENKSYLTEFILLGLSSDHQTQILLFVVFLIIYLLTVFGNLLIILLVHIDTRLHTPMYFFLKNRSFADFCFSTTIVPKMLSHFLVIRKTISFIGCSTQMFFFLVMGCTESSLLAVMSYDRYVAVCKPLHYSAIMTHRVCVLLVIGSWVSGVFVSLVDTTFTLCLPYQGPNIINHYFCEPPALLKLASEDTYKAEMALFAMGVIILLGPASLILFSYRNIISTVIQIQSGEGRLKVFSTCGSHFIVVIFFYGSTIFTYMQPNSKKMNEGDKVISVFYSVITSMMNPFIYSLRNKDVKEALRRVIRR from the coding sequence ATGGGCAGAGAAAACAAATCTTACCTGACTGAATTCATCTTGCTGGGCCTTTCTTCAGATCATCAGACCCAGATCCTACTGTTTGTGGTATTTCTCATCATCTATCTGCTAACTGTGTTTGGGAATCTACTTATCATACTCCTAGTTCACATTGACACTCGGCTTCATACACCAATGTACTTCTTCCTCAAAAATCGGTCATTTGCTGATTTCTGTTTCTCTACAACTATTGTTCCTAAGATGCTATCCCATTTTCTGGTTATAAGAAAGACCATTTCATTTATTGGGTGCTCAACTCAGATGTTTTTCTTTCTAGTAATGGGGTGCACTGAAAGTTCACTTCTAGCGGTGATGTCCTATGACCGTTATGTGGCAGTCTGCAAGCCCCTGCACTACTCCGCCATCATGACTCACAGGGTTTGTGTTTTGCTGGTCATAGGGTCTTGGGTTAGTGGAGTGTTTGTGTCTTTAGTAGATACCACTTTCACTTTATGTCTCCCATACCAGGGGCCAAATATAATTAATCATTACTTTTGTGAGCCTCCTGCTCTTTTGAAACTGGCTTCGGAAGACACCTACAAAGCGGAGATGGCTCTCTTTGCAATGGGTGTAATAATCCTCTTAGGTCCTGCCTCTCTCATTCTTTTCTCCTACAGGAATATTATCTCAACTGTGATTCAAATACAGTCAGGGGAAGGGAGGCTTAAGGTCTTCTCTACCTGTGGTTCCCATTTTATTGTGGTTATCTTCTTCTATGGGTCAACAATATTTACTTACATGCAGccaaattcaaagaaaatgaatgaagggGATAAGGTGATCTCAGTGTTCTACTCAGTCATAACTTCCATGATGAACCCATTCATTTATAGCCTAAGGAACAAGGATGTGAAGGAGGCTTTAAGGAGAGTAATTAGAAGATAA